TGCTCTTCAATAAACACTGTCTATTTCAATTCACTATGTTAATAAACTCTTAATGCTATATCATTTGCttagagaaaattaaagatatttcaGCCTGACAAGCAAAATAAGCTCTCTGCACCAAAGGAGGGTTGAGATTCTAGAAAGAAAACATACGTCGATAGAGATGCAAGGTTATATCAAAAAGTTTTGGTGCAAGTGGATTACAGATAAATTTATCTCAAACTTCAGCTTGTCCAAGGATCCACATGAAAAAAGGAACTCCCAAACAGAGGCTTAGTTTCCTTTTGGTGGCCATTAAATTCTACTACCAGCAACGACAGAAAGAAGGTCTGAACACCAGCAAGAGGAAATAAACATGAACCCTAAAGAGGGCAATTAAAAAGGGAACTTTGTCAATGGGCATACACAGAACTAATGAAAGCCCTAGGGGAGCAAATATTGTTATGTATTACCAAAGCCAATTAAAACTTGCGGTGCTCACAGGTAAGATCTTGTCTGGCAAAGAGTGGAGACACTAATTAGCTCCTCACAAAATCCTGGGACAAAAGCCTCACGTGCtttcccaaagaaagaaaactaagcaaCTGAATTCAGATGTCTTTTAGGCAAACCAAGTGCTTCCAAAAATTTCTTGGAAAACAATAAtcacaaacacattaaaaaaaaaaaactgttgcaaTTGGAAAATGTAGTCTAGGTAAAGGACGATGCTATTGGGAGTAGACATCACTTCCTTGGCAATACTGCCAGACAGaacctcctccctctcccctgtggTTGTTTGCTAAGAACCAATGCGCTGTCTAGACTATTATTTTTAGTCAAGCTACCAAATAGTGCATTTCTCCAATGTCAATCTACTGCATGGGAGATATAATGGATCCTTCCAGAATAGCTGGAGCCAGGAAACAGTGGCTACTGTTAGAGGCAAAAATCAAGGTACAAAGTTAACAAAGAAGGAAACCTGACACAACTCCTCTGGTGAGAAAAGGtctaagaaaaaaatcctccattctattttcacATAAGTTACCTTGACTCAGAGCATCTCTGGGGTTAAATGCTAGATTTTTAAGTCTCAAGGGCCAACCAATCAACTATTGTATCTTGTCTGGCAAAGAGTGGAGACACTAATTAGCTCCTCACAAAATCCTGGGACAAAAGCCTCACGTGCtttcccaaagaaagaaaactaagcaaCTGAATTCAGATGTCTTTTAGGCAAACCAAGTGCTTCCAAAAATTTGGACTGCAGTGTGGACAGAGGGTAATATTCACCTGTCAAGGCTCCAAAGCTTCACAGAACCATCAGCAGCACAAGAGGCCAGATTGACATCTTTTTGGTCCAAGGAGACAGTGGATTTTGGATGGAATACAATTGCTCCCACGTTTGTGTTATGGCCTGAAGGAGTGTAAGAGATGAAAATTAAAGGGGTCCTGCTCCCTTATAACTTAAGTGTAAATACatacatgaaaaatattatatatacacatatcagaGGACATGTAGACCTAGAGACTATTAAAGTAGCTATTCAACTACTAAAAAATTGAACTATTTTAacttaaattaatatataaattgcattaaaaaaagctaaacacacaaaaaaatgtttcttggtTTAGAGATTGTAAATGCCAGAGTGGGGCTGGACATGAGAGAAAAATGGTAAGTGTATGAAGTCATTATCATCCAGCCCTGCAGTCAGAGAAAACCAAGCCAAGTCAAATCAAATCAAGAATTAATCTGTGTGTACTGGGTCTGAGTGTCAGGCAGAGTTTTAGAGTTGTTTTGCTTGACAGAGTTCACACTGAGAAAAAGACTGAGATTTAGACAAGATTTTAACTCACCTCGAAGAGTATGGAGGAGGTTGCAATCAGGAACAGACCAGAGCTTGCAAAGCCCACTCCTAACAAACACAAAGGAAAGCATCTCAGCCAGGGTTGGTCTGGGAAGGAAAAGGTACCTTGGTAACATTACTAAAGGACAATCTCtctcaccgccccccacccccaccgcaaAATGTTACAGTGgcagacacagaaagaaacagaaaaggcttATCATTTGAAGGGTTAGAGAAGAAAGCTACATAGAGGTCTCATGCAAACAGAGGCCTCTCCTGGACTGTAAATATTATAGCACAAGTTGCTCTTCTCCTTAACTTTTGGATCAATTTCTGAGGGAAGGTAGGACAAATTAAACTATCtaacattaatattaataatgatactATCTTCTTAAATACGAATTGCATTTTGCTGCTtactaagtattttaattttttttttttggcagcactgtgaagcatgcgggatcttacttccccaatcagggatcgaacccgtgccccctgaagtggaagcacggactcttaaccactgggctgccagggaagtccccaaagtacttaaatttttaaaaaaatgttttactttggaAAATTTCCAACAAATTACTTTCATATCTATCATCAAATGATCCTTATAACAGACCTGTGAGGTACATATAAGGCAGGAATGAtcatttctactttattatttttttcttattttatttttattttattttttgtaattaatttttttaattgcagtatagttaatttacaacgttgtgttagtttctgttgtacagcaaagtgagtcagttatacacatactCATTTCTACTTTATAATGGAGgtaactgaggcttggagaggtggaGGGATCTGTGTAGGTCCCTGGCTTTCTCCTGAACcacagtctcaatttctgcctAGTCAAGTAGTTCTTGTGCGTACAATACAAGCGAGTTTCCCCTTCACTAGATGACAACGTTCCTCAAGAACAACTAAGTAactaaatagaacaaaacaacAAAGTTATCACATCCTAAGAGTTTTCTGCATATGTGGtgagtagaaaacaaaatgaatataaaaaaaataattcaagtttACTGAGTCCTTACCACATACTAGGCACTATCAAGGCAAAATGTTTACAAACATTATCTCACCTtactttacagatgacaaaagtGAAGCTTACAGATATTAAGTATCTTGCCTAGGTCAcataaccaaaaaagaaaagttatatcAAGGTGTGTATACTAGTCTATAAGCTCACTATCTGATCCAAAATGATGCTAATGCCAAGAATATGACTGACATGTCATGGGTCTCTGGGGTACCTTGTGAACAGTAAGAACTGCTAATCGAAGGCTATATTGTAAACTACAGTGGGTAACTACTAGCACCTCTAGTTTGGTGTGATCATGAGAAGCAGAGGCAAATGGTATTGAAATGGCCTTCTAAGACCAATACTGATTTTTTCCCCTGAACCCCATTTAGAAAACAATGTCACTGTAAAATGGGACTTACCAACAAGCTGTGGCCAGCATTTTGGAATTGGGACTAAAGTGACAGTAGGAGATAGGCCGATCATCCCCAATCTGACTGCAGAAATTAttcaaagacttaaaaaaagacaaacaagggATCATTAACAGGCTAACCCAAGACTTTCTTGGCTTTTccaccataaaaacaaaaacaaaaccaaaaaccattCCTGTTTTAACCCTCCCCAAGAATCTTCTACcacctttttgttgttgctgttagaAGACACTTTTACAAATGAACGAAGTCAAGGCTTATCTGGAACTCCAGCATGCTGTCTTCTACAGTCTTAGTAACACTAGCTTCTATGTCAGCTAAATACAAACAGGAAGGCCATGGCGAGATCTAAAGTACAGTCTGACATATTAAAAGGGAGAATTAAAGAGTACACCCATAGGCCTCTGCCTAGTACAAAGCACAGTAGGTTCCCTGCCACCTTAACTGATGGTTCCTCCCAAATAGCAACAGTGTAAGCAGAGACGAATAAGTATAGCTGCCTTTACTTGCTAGAGGTGGGCCAAAGTAGAGcatctattaaatatttaagaatcttTAAGATATTAGACAATTATATATATGAGAGCATCTTATATATATAAGATGAGAGCATCTTACCCGGAGAGATTTGTGCAGTTCTTGCATCTGGGAGGTTCTCGTTGTCTCAGGAATCTCTTTATGAAGACGGGCCTCTTCCAAGCGTTTCATTGCCCTGTGACACAGAGATAACATTATTAACCCTGAGCAAATGGGTTGGAAACAAAGGTCCATACAAGTCTCTTTACCACTCAATTTCAATTAATAACCACAGTCATTATAAAGCACCTCCTCAGTCCTtgagaggaaataagaaaaagtatgtttcttcctccttctcgAGGTTCTCCTTACCTGGGCAGTGAGTAATTAGCAATCCACAGTCTAGCAACCTTCAGGCTGTTTGGTCCTTCATGGTACCAGGTTTGCTGATACTGAAAGTTAAATTAAGAGCAGAAATGTCAAGTCTGAAGCATTCTTGCCCCTTTCATAGCTGTCAATTCCCTATTGTTAACTGCCCAGAAAAAAGATGAATTAGTTCAGTAACAGGATGAAATCAGGTATATGtgctttctcttgtgtttctttctatGAACTCTTACTGGATAGTTTCTGGTTACTTGTTAAAAGTGACACCAGGAATGCTATGGTTCTTTCCTGAATGGGGAACTCACTTATCTCCATTTATACCTACAAAGGAACCACAAACTATTGCCAACAACTATTCCAGAACAGTAGAGTCTCCAACTCCCCCTGATCCCCATcccacagaaaacagaaaatgagagaaCTACCCCCTTGTTTCCTGCATGTCTATACTATGAAGCCAAAGACACATTTTACCTCTTCTTTGGACTTCTTTGATTTCTCATCATCTTTTCTGGTCTTTTTTAAGGCATCAGTACCGACCACTGAAAGGATATTTCTTAACCTGTAACAAAAAAGATCAGAATTTAAACAGAGTTAAAGACTGAAAAGTATACCTAAGAAGACAGCAAGCCTGCCCTACTCTCTCACCATTCAAATCTCAAGCAACCTTCTTTAAGGGTCAAGTTGTGATGCCTCAACTTCCAGTGTGATTTCTCTCACTCAGTAGTCTTTATCTGAAGACTCCCTAAATTGAACTAAAAGCAATTACCCTGTTAAACTTAGAGTCAACTAGCCCCAACACTGCTACCACTCGGGCTGTGGATACAGACAACGTTCACTCAATGCCACAATGTGCTGGATACTGCTCAGGTGCTAAGTATAAAAAATGACTAAGAAACAGTCCTTGATTTCAAGTAGCACAGTCGGGGTGAGGCAGTGGGGGGTGGACAGGACATACAGAAAATATCGGGGAACTAGAGTACATTCCATTAAGTATTATGACAGCGCTAAGTGCATGGTGCTAAGGGAATCATAAAAGGAGTAAACAACCTAGGCTTGGagggaatcagggaaggcttcatggagaagaTGTTACCTGAACTGAGTCCTCAAGTAACCAAGTCAATGGGTCAAGAATGGGAAAGGACAGTTGAAGCAGAGGGTTCAACAAATGTAAAGGTCTGGAGGCAAGAAAAGCATGTTGAACTTGGAATCACAACAATTTAATATGGCTGGAGCACAGAGTACTGGGAAAGGGTTGGTGAGAGATAAGGCTGCAAATCTAAGCAGGGGCCAGGTCACAAAGAGCTCCTAATGCCATGGTAAGGAGGGTTTACATTTGAGAAAGACCCCTGGAAAAGTATGGAGAATGGACTGAAGAGGGAAAAACAAATGCATACTATTGTATCCCCTGAGTCTTATGGACTGAATCAAGACAGTGGCAGTGGGGACTCAAGACATTCATTTAAGGGACACAATAAGACAGACTTTGCTGGTGGagaagacaaacaataaacagTAGAAGTAAACCCTCTGAAAGGCTATTAAGAAAGTATGTTACTTTCTTAATAATGGCAGGACTTACTTTGCAAGGGGTCAGGTGTTAGGAAAGGCTTTtttgaggaggtggcatttatgctgaaaccaaaagaataaaaaagctcTAAAAGGCAAGACAGggggacaaaaagagaaaaattcagtGGATAGACAGCAAAAGAGCTTGAGTATCCCAGGAGGACCATTATGGCTGCTAAGTCTAGTAAACTGGGGAAGAGCGGCACAAGGCAAGGATGAAGAGCATGATTAGGAGCTTTGTACTCTAAGTTTAGTAAGAAGACtctgtagggggcttccctggtggcgcagtggttgggagtccgcctgctaatgtgggggacatgggtttgagcccgggaggataccacgtgctgcagagcaactgggcctatgcaccacaactactgagcctctgtgccacagctgctgaggcctgcgagcctggagcccgtgctccgcagcgggaggccACTGCGATGAGGGGCCCGTGCGGTGCGATGAAGAGTcgtccccgcttgccgcaactagagaaagccagcacacatCAATGatagacccaacacagcgaaaaataaaataaataaaaataaattaaaaaagaagactgTAGGATTTTAAGCAAACAATTAACACAACACATCTGGGGCTATTACAACAGTCTAAATGTGAAAGCAATGGAGGTAGAGAAAAGAGGACACACTGGAGGTACATTTCAGAAGTAGAAGAAACAAGATTTTGCTGATGGGTTACACAGAAGGTGAGCAGGTTTTCAACTGAAAAGTGTGTGAATGGTACTGTTATTTGCAAGGAGAACTGGAAAATAGATGAGTTCAATTTAGACATGTCAAATTTGAGTGCCTATAGAATATCTAGGTTACAGAGACCTGGGAGTCatcagaatatatatacacagagtaAACCATGCCATGGGAATGGATTTGATCACTCAGGGTTAGTGCAGGATAAGGGCAAAAAACAGcactttaaaacaggaaaaaaagaggctTAGAAGAATTAGCTAGAGAaacaggaggaaaaccaggatgATTTGGTCTTCTGAGAGCCAAGGAAACGGAGTGTTTGAAGGAGGGAATAGGTGGCAGTGTACTAGGGCTATTCTTGGTAACAATGAGTTGATGACCTTAATTAAGAGCAATTTCAATGTGGTAGTGGTCGATCAGTTTGCAGTAGGTTGAAGAGTAAATGAGCGGTAAGGGCCTTAAGAGAGTAAATGTAATGAGTGAGGAATAGCTGAGCCCCAAGTCCTAAAGAAGCAGGTAGGCAGGCCAGGTCTGCATAACTGCATAGGACTAGCCTGTCACTAAGAGATTTTGTACCTTCAAAATCACAAGAGGAGCATTATATGAGGACAGTGCCTTTTTGCAGTAACACCCAAAAAACACTTAACATTATGTCTTATGTTAATGACAAAGAATGCGTTTGTTGTTTAAATTTTCAGAGTTCAGTGACAAATGTTTACCCAACTCACAACTCCATaatgaggagaggaagggagggaatgtgTTAACATCTTCTTCAtagtttataaagaaaaattagtagTGGAGTAAAAACTGGCCTTAGACTTAAGTTATGGGCTAAAACATATTAATGCAACCTAATAAGATATTCTGTCAACATTATCTGAGACATTCTATTAAAGTGTTAGCTACAAATTCCAACTGAAATTTGGAACTGGAACCCTGTgattaaaaaagaagagtagATACTTAGAAAGGgcacctttctcttctttcagcaGGACCCTCTCCAAAAAGTGTGATGGGTTCCCCCAAGGCCCTAAGGCAAGCCTTGACCTCTGAGTCATCTGTAGAAACATTGATTTGCCGGGCTCGCTTCCTCCTCTCAAACTCAGCTAACACCTCGGCCTGTCGCTCACTGATGTGGTCTTCAATTTCAAACACTTCTCCTGTAAAAAGAACCGGCAACATCAGCATAATCACCAGATCTTCCTCAAGTagggagaaagaaataatttcattttttttctttttaatttaatttattttgggctgtgttgggtctttgttgctgtgcacgggcttctcatcacagtggcttctcttgtcgcggagcacgggctgtaggcatgtgggcttcagtagttgcatcaggcaggctcagtagctgcagcacgcggactctagagcacaggctgagcagttgtggtgcacgggcttagttgctccgaggcatgtgcgatcttcccggaccagggatcgaacccgtgttccctgcattggcaggcggattcttaaccactgtaccaccagggaagcccagaaataatttcttacatttgGAGTCTGTATGCCTCTAGGGAAAGTTAACTGTTTAATCTACTACAAACTTTACAGTTTCTCAGTTTATTAAAgtatgccagggcttccctggtggctcagtggttaagaatccacctgccaggtgGATTAAAGTATgccaggacctccctggtggcacggtggttaagaatctgcctgccaatgcaggggacacgggttcgatccctggtccgggaagatcccacatgcctcggagcaactaagctcatgagccacaactactgagcctgcactctagagcccgcaagccacaactactgaacccatgcacctagagcccgtgctctgcaacgagaagccaccacaatgagaagcccgcacaccgcaacaaagagtagctcccactccccgcaactagagaaagtctgtgcgcagcaaaggagacccaaacagccaaaaaataattaattaattaattaataataaataaagtatgCCAAACACAGAAAACTAAACGAGGTTTTAAAAGGCGGGAAAATAGTTGAAACCATCTTGTTTCATTTGGCAAACTTACATAAACACATAGCTTGCATGAGACAGTAAGAGTATGGAGCATCTTTAACAAATAAGTTATGTAGGCTTTCTATCCATGATAAaatagaaacattattttaacaATTGCCAAAGCTACTCTCTGAAATAGTCTCAGTATAGGGACACTAACTGGAAATAATTACCATGAAAATGATATTCTTTGACTGTAAGGTTTTTTGGATAATCTATCAGCTAGTTTTAAAACTCACACCAAATACAAGCATTtcgatgaaaaaggaaaagtatagtAGTGACACAgttatgtttaaaataacataaaaggttTAAAAAGTCACTACAGTGCATGtgtatagaaaagaaaatgtatgggAGGATCCATGAGAAACTGACAGAAGTCCTATCTGCAGAGAACTCTTTTTATACCCTTCTGTACTCTCTGAATTTCTCATgataaacataaataattttatttcaaaaatatagtgGACCACCAGTTACTGACACGAAAAAATATCCTCAACAGTATACAGAATGACAAACGCATGTTACAAAACAATTTGTTTATCATGGtttcatttatggaaaaaaacttgtattttgatttctttcaaaataaaaatggctactacttttataatttaaaagaggtatttcattttgggtgaaaaataattggaaaactAAAAAAGGGAGAATATTATGAACACAGTAGCTCCAAACCAATGCCACAACTATGCTAGATCTCCAGAAGACAAATGGAATCAATTTGAATCCAAATACacaatgaataaattcctagtaAAATTACCAACAATTCATAGAAGAAAAACTGTATAAAAGGTTGTAAGAAAAAGGTTCTCCAGATGATACTAAGTGGAGTGGGCAGAGTATGGCCTTAAGATAGATGCAAgtttaatatttgaaagtttttgaCACTAAACTAGTGATATCTAAGTTTAGGAAGGTCATCATTACAGATAATTTGAGCACCAAAGGTAAAGATGGACTCACAGTTTGCATCTTACCAGAGGTTATGTTAATGTTCCCTGCTTCAATTCCTGCTTTAAGTCCTTCTTTTCCCAAAATCCCAGATTCTCCTTTGGCCAGGcgctccctctccttctcttccaaACTTCCATAATAGATGTGTGGTTTCTTCACAACAGGAGCGACTAAGTCATCAGATGCCTTAGTTTTGGTTGCCTGCTAAATCAAAGACCTGGATTAACCTAAAACTTAATCTTAAGCAATTTACTAGACTTCCCAGAAGGATGACGCTTATCCAGAGCTTCAATCCTATTTCTTCtctaaagaaaacacaaattggaCACCAGTTAAGATGTGTCTTCCCTGATTTGGACGTGGTCGGGGGGTGAGTCCAGTCTCTCGGTCACTTAAGTTTTGCAGATAGGAAGAGATAGATAAAACTAGTTAATTTCTCTTGGTGATTTTTCTATCAAAGGCGTGCTTTGGAACATGTTTACTTCATTCAGTTCCAAGTGCAATCTCTTCCTGGGTTTTACGAAACTTCCAGGGTTACTGCTCATCACAGGCGATATCAAGGAAAACTGAAATAACCAACGCGATGGAAAGGGGGACAAGTTACAAAGTTACTGTCTATACATTTCAAACGTTTTCAGACTTGGGTTAGTAGATAGGAAGTTAGGAAGCCTCATTACAATTAAGAGGTCTGACATTGTCATAAATATTGGCCAAGACACTACTCCCTTTCAGAACTCCGTTTCTGAACCAGACGGAAAAGGTATTTACATTTCGGGGTTGTAGCGAGAGCTGAAAATGAGCTAAAATACGAAAGCACTCAGGGATCAGGAAAACGCTGCTCCGCTCCCTAAGACCAGACCGAGTCTGGCAGCTTTCCTCCTCAGCCCTCCACCGCCGTAGCCTGTTCCCTAACGGCCCTGTTCCGCAGGGACCCCCAACCCTCCGCGCTCCCTGCCAGAGTGAGCTGAGACCTGTACCGCGGAGGAAGCTCGTGAGGAGGCCATGCTGGGCTCCGGAGCCGCGAAGCCCCACGGAAAGCCGAGCTCTACGTTTCACACCATGAACCGCGCGCCCAGCAAGGCGGAATTACGACACCTACCGGAAGTGGGCCGCGGGCGGACGCAGCGTCCTGGGCGGCGTGGAGCATGATGGGAATCGTAGTAGGAAAGAGTCTGGGCGCGTCGAGTGGTTTGTTCCGTGGAGCCTCCGAGAAAAGCACGCGAAGGACAGGGTTCTGCGAGGAGAGAGACTCAGAGCAGTCTGGGAATTGTAGTCCAGTTGGCTTAGCCGGAGATTCGGGGTGAGCGCCGAGGTTCCGGGAAGGGGCTGAACAGGTCTGAAAGGAGGTAGGTGCGGCGAGTCGCGCGGCTACGGACGGAACTCGGGGAGTGAATAGACGGCTTCCGGGGCCTGCTGTCGCTCCGGGTCCTGCGAGGGGCTTTAAGTCCTACTGGAGCGAAGGACCGTGTTGCCATGGAAACCCTCGCTCTGGACCAGCGAGTGCGGCCTTGGAGCTGCGGGAGTGCTATTCTCTTCCGCTGTCAGGAAGTTCTCTCGGCGGTTTCTTCTGAGCTGGCTGGGTTTTCGGTGGATTTGGGCAGTGGCGAGAGAATAAGTTCGAAGAGCCCTCTAGcgccaaaggaaaataaagacctGGTGGAGGAGCCAAGGCCTGCTTTTGCTGTCTTCAGCCCGGTCTATCTTACTCAGAGTGAGATGATGAATGTGAGGTGTCAGGCAAACTGCACGCCAGCAACTCTGCACAGCCCCGTGTGCGCTGTGTGCTGGGGCATCAGAGATGGACAAGACAAGGTTTTGTCCCCGTGTCGGGGGTGGAGATGGTCAAAATATTGGTGTTTCCCGAGCTGGACAGAGCCCCCTACCCTCCCCGAGGACAATTACAATAATAATGCCTGTTTATTGAGCGTTTACTAAATGCCAGGTTATGTTACAGGAATTTACGCTGCAATACGACATTCAGTCCATACAACAATAGAGTACAGGTACAGACGAGGAAACCATGATCTAGTGAAAGGTGAAGCTGATGGTCCAAGATTAGTGGCGATGGGATTAGAATCTGTGCCCTCTGCCCTTTCGCCTCCAGAACAAGCACTTTTACCCATTACTCTATACTGCCCCCTAGTGGCGATCATTTCATAGTTTGcagaaaagttaaaatgtatcacagttttttcttttcccttttttaaaataattaattattttttggctgcgttgggtcttcgttgctgggcgggctttctctagttgcggcgagcagggcctacttttcgttgtagtgcgtgggcttctcattgaggtggcttctcttgttgcggagctcaggctctacgcgcgtgggcttcagttgttgtgacacgtgggctcagtagttgtggcgcacaggtttagttgctccgcggcatgtgggatcttcccggaccagggatcgaacccgtgtcccctgcattggcaggcagattcttaaccactgcaccacgagggaagtccctgttttttcttttaagcaatcTCCCCCCTTGGAACTTTGGCTTCCTCTACCTTTTGTCTACTTTGGAATCAAGGTAGtatctgtatcaatttacattccccaccaacagtgcagcattatttacaatagccaggacatggaaacaacctaaatgtccatcgacagatgaatggataaagaagatgttgtacatatatataatggaatgttactcggccataaaaagaaatgaaattgggtaatttgtagagatgtggatggacctagagtctgtcatacagagtgaagtaagtcagaaagagaaaaacaaatatcgtatattaacgcatatatgtggaatctagaaaaatggtacagatgaacctatttgcagggcaagaATAGAAAGGCAAACGTAGAGAACGGATGTGTGGACAtggcggggaaggggagggtgggatgaattgggagattaggtttgacataaatacactaccatgtataaaatagatagctagtggggacctgctgtatagcacagggagctcagttccatgctctgtgatggcctagttgggtggatgggggggagggaggtctaagagggaggggatgtgtgtgtgcgaatggctgagtcacttcgctgtgcggcagaaactaacacaacattgtaaagcaattatactccaataaaaaaataataaaagaaaaaaagatagtatCTGATTTAGTACAAAGCAATTTGAAATGTAATGTGCCATTGTTTTGTGTTGATAACATCATTTGTATCTGTCCCAAGCTTCATGGTAGAAGGAGGAGACATTTCTTCCTTCGTATACTTCACAGTCCCTAGCTATATCCTAGATACatgta
The Phocoena sinus isolate mPhoSin1 chromosome 6, mPhoSin1.pri, whole genome shotgun sequence DNA segment above includes these coding regions:
- the PRPF4 gene encoding U4/U6 small nuclear ribonucleoprotein Prp4 isoform X2 yields the protein MASSRASSAATKTKASDDLVAPVVKKPHIYYGSLEEKERERLAKGESGILGKEGLKAGIEAGNINITSGEVFEIEDHISERQAEVLAEFERRKRARQINVSTDDSEVKACLRALGEPITLFGEGPAERRERLRNILSVVGTDALKKTRKDDEKSKKSKEEYQQTWYHEGPNSLKVARLWIANYSLPRAMKRLEEARLHKEIPETTRTSQMQELHKSLRSLNNFCSQIGDDRPISYCHFSPNSKMLATACWSGLCKLWSVPDCNLLHTLRGHNTNVGAIVFHPKSTVSLDQKDVNLASCAADGSVKLWSLDSDEPVADIEGHTVRVARVMWHPSGRFLGTTCYDRSWRLWDLEAQEEILHQEGHSMGVYDIAFHQDGSLAGTGGLDAFGRVWDLRTGRCIMFLEGHLKEIYGINFSPNGYHVATGSGDNTCKVWDLRQRRCVYTIPAHQNLVTGVKFEPIHGNFLLTGAYDNTAKIWTHPGWSPLKTLAGHEGKVMGLDISSSGQLIATCSYDRTFKLWMAE
- the PRPF4 gene encoding U4/U6 small nuclear ribonucleoprotein Prp4 isoform X1; the protein is MASSRASSAVQATKTKASDDLVAPVVKKPHIYYGSLEEKERERLAKGESGILGKEGLKAGIEAGNINITSGEVFEIEDHISERQAEVLAEFERRKRARQINVSTDDSEVKACLRALGEPITLFGEGPAERRERLRNILSVVGTDALKKTRKDDEKSKKSKEEYQQTWYHEGPNSLKVARLWIANYSLPRAMKRLEEARLHKEIPETTRTSQMQELHKSLRSLNNFCSQIGDDRPISYCHFSPNSKMLATACWSGLCKLWSVPDCNLLHTLRGHNTNVGAIVFHPKSTVSLDQKDVNLASCAADGSVKLWSLDSDEPVADIEGHTVRVARVMWHPSGRFLGTTCYDRSWRLWDLEAQEEILHQEGHSMGVYDIAFHQDGSLAGTGGLDAFGRVWDLRTGRCIMFLEGHLKEIYGINFSPNGYHVATGSGDNTCKVWDLRQRRCVYTIPAHQNLVTGVKFEPIHGNFLLTGAYDNTAKIWTHPGWSPLKTLAGHEGKVMGLDISSSGQLIATCSYDRTFKLWMAE